The following coding sequences are from one Ruminococcus flavefaciens AE3010 window:
- a CDS encoding helix-turn-helix domain-containing protein, whose protein sequence is MKKMNSINETFKLCNEHDIGISRRLLLTLVNSGEIPSVKAGRSILVNWEALMKYLDTHTLTQDEPVSRIRKITA, encoded by the coding sequence ATGAAGAAGATGAATAGCATAAACGAGACCTTTAAGCTCTGCAACGAGCACGATATCGGAATCAGCCGCAGATTGCTGCTAACCCTCGTCAACAGTGGAGAAATTCCGTCAGTTAAGGCTGGACGTTCGATACTTGTTAACTGGGAAGCGCTTATGAAGTATCTTGATACTCATACTCTCACTCAGGACGAGCCTGTGTCAAGAATCAGAAAAATAACTGCTTAA
- a CDS encoding tyrosine-type recombinase/integrase: MATYKKHVSKKGTIAYYIRTYDGYDCYGKQIERSMTWKPPDGMSDKQIEKELQRQIVKFEDAVKEGQYYNSNMRFGDYGEEWLEMNRPPQLAPKTYECYRGMFRDIKEALGDIKLIKLQSRHLQMFYSNLRENGVKRTGAYAVSDKIDDIRKEMQLSKDKFAALCGVSSATICAVCKPDGHISINSAEKIAKGLNAPVQKLFELHLDTGGLSDKTILHYHKLISTILAQATRDRLIPFNIADRNHMKAPKLERKEAAFLDDEQVRHVLELLENEPIKWKTIMYLLIYSGIRRGELLGLEWKDIDFEKKVIHIRRTSQAVDHMGIITKSPKNDTSYRTIKLSDTMLNLLRDYQQYWQKRRNELDDYWQDEIQIILADGSTQIVTNDRLFTKVDSTPMNPYSVSDWVRKFVKRNDLPYFTPHSLRHTHATLLIAEGVSIPTVSRRLGHSSIATTSKIYIHAIQSADEIASNALEDKLKLERHKDDEV; this comes from the coding sequence ATGGCGACCTATAAGAAACACGTCTCAAAGAAGGGGACAATTGCATATTATATCCGAACATATGATGGATACGACTGCTACGGTAAACAAATCGAAAGGTCTATGACATGGAAGCCACCAGATGGCATGAGCGATAAGCAGATTGAGAAAGAACTGCAAAGACAGATCGTTAAGTTTGAGGACGCCGTCAAAGAAGGACAATATTACAACAGTAATATGCGTTTCGGCGACTACGGCGAAGAATGGTTGGAGATGAACCGTCCGCCACAGCTCGCTCCTAAAACATATGAGTGCTACAGAGGAATGTTCAGAGACATAAAAGAAGCGCTTGGCGATATCAAGCTCATAAAGCTTCAATCTCGCCATTTACAGATGTTCTATAGCAATCTGCGCGAAAACGGTGTCAAGCGAACAGGAGCTTATGCTGTTTCAGACAAGATAGATGATATAAGAAAGGAAATGCAGCTATCTAAGGATAAGTTCGCTGCATTATGCGGAGTCTCCTCTGCAACAATCTGCGCTGTCTGCAAACCTGATGGTCATATCAGTATCAATTCGGCAGAAAAAATAGCTAAGGGGCTGAATGCCCCAGTTCAGAAATTGTTTGAGCTTCATCTTGATACGGGAGGCTTGTCAGACAAGACCATACTCCACTACCATAAGCTCATAAGCACAATACTGGCACAGGCAACCCGTGACAGGCTTATCCCCTTCAACATCGCCGACAGGAACCATATGAAGGCTCCAAAGCTGGAACGCAAGGAAGCTGCTTTCCTTGATGATGAACAGGTAAGGCACGTTCTGGAGCTGCTTGAGAACGAACCTATCAAATGGAAGACAATTATGTATCTGCTTATTTACAGTGGTATCCGCAGAGGAGAACTGCTCGGACTTGAATGGAAGGATATAGATTTTGAGAAGAAAGTCATACATATACGAAGGACGAGCCAGGCAGTAGACCATATGGGGATAATTACAAAGTCTCCTAAGAACGATACTTCATACCGCACTATCAAGCTGTCGGATACAATGTTAAATCTGCTTCGTGATTACCAGCAGTATTGGCAGAAACGAAGAAACGAGCTTGATGATTACTGGCAGGACGAAATACAGATCATTCTTGCTGATGGCAGTACGCAAATAGTCACGAACGACCGATTATTCACTAAGGTTGATTCAACGCCTATGAATCCCTACAGCGTCAGCGATTGGGTGCGGAAGTTCGTAAAACGTAATGATCTGCCGTACTTTACGCCGCACTCACTCAGACATACTCATGCAACGCTTCTGATTGCTGAGGGCGTAAGTATCCCGACTGTCTCACGAAGGCTGGGACACTCCAGCATCGCTACGACAAGTAAGATATATATTCACGCTATTCAGTCCGCAGATGAGATCGCATCTAATGCTCTTGAGGATAAACTCAAGCTTGAAAGGCACAAGGATGATGAGGTCTAA
- a CDS encoding glycoside hydrolase family 10 protein, whose translation MKKFFAAACAAAFLLSSGCSAMPLESSSETLIGSVPPAAEPLRNIPLNYSEQVGMWLPYVRFPEIMQGKSEEQFRNAVAELLQDGAAESVNTLYFHAHPNGDAYYRSEIYPDGAFLDGNYDPLRIVIEEAHKLGISVHAWINPLRLQTEEEMSALPDDFIIKKWINEGEPYVKAVNGRWYLAPAYAEAVGLLEDTVGEILDNYDVDGVHIDDYFYPTTDEDFDREAFESSGSTDLEAWRTEIVSRYVKALHDTVKSRDNRLLFGISPQGNIDSDYSSQYADVRQWGRGEGFCDYIVPQLYFGFENECCPFLPTLAQWEELVNGGVSLIVGLAPYKLGREDKWAGAAGELEWINDSDIIDKQIAAVKESSADGYALYY comes from the coding sequence ATGAAGAAATTCTTTGCAGCTGCCTGTGCGGCTGCTTTTTTGTTATCGTCAGGCTGCTCAGCCATGCCATTAGAGAGCAGCTCCGAGACACTGATAGGCTCAGTACCGCCTGCCGCAGAGCCCCTGAGAAATATTCCGCTGAACTATTCGGAGCAGGTGGGAATGTGGCTGCCGTATGTGAGATTTCCCGAGATAATGCAGGGGAAAAGCGAGGAGCAGTTCCGAAATGCTGTTGCGGAGCTGCTTCAGGACGGAGCTGCCGAGAGCGTGAATACTTTGTATTTTCACGCTCACCCTAACGGTGACGCCTACTACCGCTCGGAGATATACCCCGACGGAGCTTTTCTCGACGGGAACTACGATCCTCTCAGGATAGTCATCGAAGAAGCCCATAAACTGGGAATATCAGTCCATGCGTGGATAAATCCGCTGCGCCTGCAAACAGAAGAGGAGATGTCAGCTCTGCCCGACGACTTTATTATAAAAAAGTGGATAAATGAAGGGGAGCCATATGTTAAAGCCGTTAACGGGCGCTGGTATCTTGCTCCTGCCTATGCAGAGGCGGTCGGGCTACTTGAGGATACTGTCGGCGAGATACTGGATAATTACGACGTTGACGGAGTCCACATCGATGATTATTTTTATCCCACCACTGACGAGGATTTTGACCGCGAAGCCTTTGAAAGCAGCGGCAGTACTGACCTTGAGGCGTGGCGTACAGAGATAGTCAGCCGATATGTCAAGGCGCTCCACGACACTGTGAAGTCCCGCGATAACAGGCTGCTTTTCGGTATAAGTCCACAGGGAAATATCGACAGCGATTACAGCTCTCAGTATGCAGATGTAAGACAGTGGGGAAGAGGAGAGGGCTTCTGCGATTATATAGTTCCGCAGCTGTATTTCGGCTTTGAAAATGAGTGCTGCCCATTTCTGCCGACCCTTGCTCAGTGGGAAGAATTGGTGAATGGGGGAGTTTCGCTGATAGTTGGACTTGCTCCATATAAGCTCGGGAGAGAGGACAAGTGGGCAGGCGCGGCGGGAGAGCTGGAGTGGATAAACGACTCCGACATAATAGATAAGCAGATAGCTGCCGTGAAAGAGTCCTCAGCAGACGGATATGCGCTGTATTACTGA